Proteins encoded by one window of Synechococcus sp. WH 7805:
- a CDS encoding Calx-beta domain-containing protein, with the protein MTINLTDRQAAIATDAFGITYVVWVDNGFLWQAIYDDNAEEWKDARTITSIGQQSVLGLNLVTDPSLINLDNGATTAPGLAVVWQQGELNNSEFFYITADYDANGQTKWQDKGEQLTNDQVGDLEPQSIVYPDGNSANVRVGVIGTKVDIERAADLGIKEDTDLYSINLPELNKITPDIPSNLPTLPNNFPAIIEPANKRRNPANYIPQTINNGLINTGLLNSDNSSNTSSSNSGFQGFGASIDAAIDFSISDIFKAWNTDASVRPEILKKLVKSLLDKIDYSGALKGGKDFNGDSFLEQDGTLTYSLFEGESKGPVFRKDEVKDPSSINNVVSISGKLDSTYTFNNGQTGSSSLSEIDQDFTVSLDLKIPLLAPYEDGVPGITVNADFSAGSELSVTLIPKKNSSYAPQSFAIELGSLGLELGQEAGIAASIAYATGQTESGDSLKNAIAAAIAESSIISLADSITQDTLQGFEETLTIGFPVLSGTIKGKIGIKNFLDLTFNGGLDFSVNFGSEPDFVTAGIPLGAGVKFGPISLGFSFDPSWQWNITSGGSSVNGTGQTTSLGGVNQQNSLNLSQASVDGSLLTLDLGSELNELPQADDFTVTITRADGTSKKINPFGVIPTESGSGVILQLKESIAPSINFDFRENDKNPSPTQNQITVSFTNNGNIKSSSGATLGNIVDLPVSNNTPQELSSIYSPISGNNENYSTEINPALLGDNVAADLSEDSSPALSLTDNNEVLVAWVTESANIAPIAGIGILNAAGTISQIQLNFINQITNTPSLDQFSIADTQGNQYEINGIRVNGNTVQLNLTNNVASGTQLIANYQLSSDNANNLVIRDQQLNTNIYVEEFENLLINNPTVSISTGSLDAAELIGTGNFIQRGSNLITLAFNQPLFASSTNFEFVIRSQGIEYITESVRILGNTVQLVITPPDGENLIGQGDIATVSYTGTSLSGSVIGSSPQPIKSFQNQRIDTATEIPTTVIQTWIGTPPKGENANTSASLETIPGSSGFNFTPAAALDQNGNNVLVWVNTKTSNLKNKQIPGEFYSETESQEILNTIDQSNIFYSIYDPTQRSWSLAEALSTQPGADGRVAIGPGPENNLIAAWINYESDKPTIYWSELTFSNGTPNWSKPEIVISSAQPDETSQLTIELLNGQPAIFWTETQPTSYAELTLGENPVLYYRLSESSGPILNNIGSWGDAGNGMYSAGVQLNQIGALEDPTTKSGDPNRAAKFEAGTSASINNAIQIYRDSFTIDFWFKFDETPNAANPISLVNLSDVAQISFTGNELELSLGNANSNTSINSSTSTNNPSFIKDQWYYVTAVYDATAQTAGLFINGENVGILENLDLFQPDSRPVSTIQLADENNQTGVYLDEVAYYASALSFSDVLTSDLQSPSLTGAELLEIISNSNAIGNKYNSQFVDPLPPEPNTFYVVYDTNKQSWETTENQIVPLYRPQATALNDERKPRWDVVSSTAANTNNTYVNPNGLRDTLFRVILEGQQGKTITGIELNVDNTNYATGSQTTSTSNQLGLIIGNQLINTLNPDSNEEDLTYTILGSELNIALLVDNGTDELIKDSKAGVTILFDDGSSQTINALQGIGGDETSLASNFQNPTIEGVATVTEANDSQLSLIDSGFIINTQNVGIGYRLATGDFNGDGLSDVAVGNRGFIQSETNTTSGGTGGTVQILLNGGDVLMNQETTALGSSADAQGDPEGNPGGFLITGITDKGEFNGDFSLSLASGDINNDGADDLIIGAPNEPNGGAVYVVYGSSEGGKTVDVTNLTEETEDVDGYKISNPNGPEGLFGYAIAVGNFDGQQGADIAISDPNYINAKKGKNAGAVYIYPSNSSLPLKNNPIHEGEADDLAGLSLTTSKAGDGSSSFSGSTTNDDLIIGAPGVKGSVDNQWNGIDALSNTNSNNDFITQNYPDQSNVALGEVYVFTYDANENKPTLNGVLKGLQIDAIQNNTASDLLTGSALVSGDWDGDGQNDLGIAAPKGSDNAGIIYLSQGGQKPNEDSTPTTYRVSKRLVGGLAYGQAGQDLANAGDLNGDTYNDLLVTSNSGASGTGQGYVVFGEANLFDDPELSLSATSADNKKVLLLNGSQPSQVTGTAASGIGDINKDGIDDLLITAPNQTQLYAVFGQPFLRDDGSIKLADISADNGFVTDGLLFQNSNNEPLIGTGLEVSILGDVNGDGFADVLSAGSPRGSIITFGKTTQAIIDDATGSDQLIVSVENGLLKSSFAIGDFNGDGLADSAFIDSTNTFYVLNGENDLSVNGTVSLSTANDSIPNLAAVNAASAVGDLNSDGFDDLLITKSGTKQLILGNTKNQLEASSVDFDSNGNLVFGGIGDINGDGFADLGGGNFLVDRPEGKIKGNGSTDYYLGNNPLGGESNTFKPNDSINPPSAPLSGELSESNPWQTILGEDNPTIEDQRIGDGSTVSFAEYKGFLYVAFRNDGPTPENNNPLIIGRSRDGVNWNFQELGSTVRIATTPSLAVFNETLYLAYLSVDEEVILAVGEDAVDEPLGVSFPTDKTVTLLSEDIKGAPTLLATDDNLFTFYISTTKNQIEYIYSDTPNNASSWSDPSFVEGPNISTQSAGINGKQTGVSATINSDGNILLAYFANKGPAKNKFNTIIGANPEEPASINWQNFQQIAGQSTQAPPSVISIDNTAYLFFNGPGDINKKNTINYVTSTDGGVTWTPNDSQVPNQITEETTTPVFFNENLYLGFNAAGVNNYINISNSNPLFDANDTQEFGRQFNRIGDFNGDGIEDLAILATGFISNLGVNFPGTNSNSSSSINENNRGALLIYYGGITPTTTSTPDVVLAAPVIGTWVDQEGENPNYTSLTAGTNSDTSNPDNAASVREGSIRLSRFDGIGDINGDGFDDVIISSFETNINATTDTDPNSDNNSAPNRDGLSYVVFGGDNWQNPASTPFDLGSLNNNQTKTSGQPGSTNDQGFIVLGLTTGSQAGISLSGGGDVNGDGLDDFMIGAPGLAKDTTDSLSYTLFGSDFTAQINQTGTIGNDVMVGSPTGESFIANIGNDEIYSGGGLDVVYAGPGNDYITINDPNFRRIDGGTGEDILTLEGYNGQEWDFTTLAPGNRLKNIEAIISQGYGENTLKLNSLAVTNLSSTNTLILAIDQNDRVELSQDFSLAGTVTLINKNYAEYTSSVSAARVLIDQLDVTPTFTVPDTLNPRPIASDSSLQTATALSLGEAAPQRSATTSTEAGSAEQVTDLLITNPVVNESEQSVSFVITRTGDLNQTIQAIYRSDDRDGKAGSRYLPVAGQLTFAPGESSKTVTVPIPNDQIFTGTRQFSLVVGLVSNDPEAMTGQPAPAFTADANGEVIRGWNYVRGDFSGNVMGSFVEFSTTTTKDSARIDLSIKGVSDYNDYLSFDPSTQSYQSLIGQDNGGARFIVSDSTESSTPEGVQLLLEDGEQGDADGVVNGLTKNQGFVGRTIPGLIKNNNDLFLVPTASDGKIQLRLIDSPDQDYELGWIEVDDVRGRIDGLLSTDPGYEAAALARKEIIFKNQENASSDALSASIANTSLQSPGSLVQTERQFFGELSSTQLNADRHYMLYSKIGTTTKFSINESPTIESDSRGYHNLTFQGITAEIGTNAVVAPGLLNQDVSVQTSISRAAGFENLVALYKVDDLTGGLDTNNDQTIDLRPEDLGYAREALIRAADSLTGVTLTTPDNFSRSEDNIVLMGGTIYGMVLIPNATIEDVLDQNPQNRLNNGPNALFSFSGANPDGLSHVARLGSDLFGFEDIIGSKSDRDFNDIVLNIDYL; encoded by the coding sequence ATGACCATCAATCTCACCGATCGACAAGCAGCAATAGCAACCGACGCGTTTGGCATCACATACGTTGTTTGGGTCGACAATGGCTTTTTATGGCAGGCAATCTATGATGACAATGCTGAAGAATGGAAAGATGCAAGAACAATCACAAGTATTGGCCAACAATCTGTCCTCGGCCTGAATTTAGTCACAGACCCGTCATTAATTAATTTAGACAATGGAGCGACGACAGCGCCTGGCTTAGCCGTTGTATGGCAGCAAGGAGAGCTGAACAACAGCGAATTCTTCTATATTACAGCAGATTACGATGCAAATGGACAGACAAAGTGGCAGGACAAGGGTGAACAACTGACGAATGATCAGGTTGGTGATTTAGAACCACAATCCATTGTATACCCAGACGGCAACTCAGCAAATGTTCGAGTCGGTGTTATAGGAACCAAGGTTGATATTGAACGAGCAGCCGACCTTGGCATCAAAGAAGACACTGATCTTTACTCAATAAACCTACCTGAACTAAACAAAATAACCCCGGATATTCCATCTAATTTACCAACATTACCGAATAATTTTCCTGCAATCATAGAGCCAGCCAACAAAAGAAGGAACCCAGCAAACTACATACCACAAACCATTAACAATGGACTAATCAATACAGGGCTTCTAAACAGTGATAATTCCTCTAACACAAGCTCATCGAACAGCGGCTTTCAGGGTTTTGGAGCGAGCATTGATGCGGCAATAGACTTTAGCATCAGTGATATCTTTAAAGCATGGAATACTGATGCAAGCGTAAGACCAGAAATACTAAAAAAGCTTGTAAAAAGTTTACTCGACAAAATTGACTATAGCGGTGCGCTGAAAGGAGGAAAAGACTTTAATGGTGATTCGTTTCTTGAACAAGACGGGACACTAACATACTCATTATTTGAAGGTGAATCTAAAGGACCTGTCTTCAGAAAAGATGAAGTAAAAGATCCATCCTCAATAAATAATGTGGTCTCAATTTCAGGCAAATTAGATTCAACATATACATTCAACAATGGACAAACAGGATCAAGTTCACTTTCTGAAATAGACCAAGACTTTACAGTATCTCTTGATCTTAAAATACCATTATTAGCACCTTACGAAGATGGCGTTCCAGGGATAACTGTGAATGCTGATTTTAGTGCTGGGAGTGAACTGTCAGTAACATTGATACCTAAAAAAAATTCGTCATATGCTCCGCAATCATTTGCCATAGAGCTGGGATCCTTGGGTCTTGAACTTGGCCAAGAAGCTGGAATCGCGGCAAGTATTGCTTATGCAACCGGGCAAACTGAATCGGGAGATTCATTAAAAAATGCAATCGCTGCTGCAATTGCAGAATCATCAATTATAAGTTTAGCGGATTCAATTACCCAAGATACTCTACAAGGATTTGAGGAGACATTAACGATTGGATTTCCAGTACTTTCGGGGACCATCAAAGGAAAAATTGGCATAAAAAATTTCTTAGACTTGACTTTCAATGGTGGGTTGGATTTTTCTGTAAATTTCGGAAGTGAACCAGATTTTGTAACTGCTGGTATTCCATTAGGAGCAGGAGTTAAATTCGGGCCAATCTCATTAGGTTTTTCATTCGATCCAAGCTGGCAGTGGAATATCACAAGCGGCGGTTCGAGCGTGAATGGCACAGGTCAAACAACATCACTGGGTGGAGTTAATCAACAAAATTCTTTAAATCTATCGCAAGCATCAGTGGATGGCTCGTTGCTCACCTTGGATTTAGGGTCAGAGTTGAATGAGCTCCCTCAAGCAGATGATTTCACGGTCACAATCACACGTGCTGATGGAACAAGCAAAAAGATCAATCCCTTTGGAGTGATTCCGACGGAGTCAGGAAGTGGAGTGATACTCCAACTCAAAGAATCAATTGCACCATCAATTAATTTTGATTTCAGAGAGAATGATAAAAATCCATCTCCTACACAGAATCAAATCACAGTCAGCTTCACGAACAACGGCAATATTAAATCAAGCAGTGGAGCAACATTGGGGAATATAGTCGACTTGCCAGTAAGTAACAATACTCCACAAGAACTGAGCAGTATCTATAGCCCTATAAGCGGTAACAACGAGAACTATTCAACAGAAATCAACCCAGCACTTCTAGGAGACAATGTAGCAGCAGATCTCTCAGAAGACAGTAGCCCAGCGCTAAGCCTCACAGATAATAACGAGGTCTTAGTTGCATGGGTGACTGAGTCAGCAAACATTGCCCCCATTGCTGGAATTGGAATTCTCAATGCAGCAGGAACTATCTCTCAGATTCAGCTGAATTTCATCAATCAAATCACAAACACACCAAGTCTCGATCAGTTCAGCATTGCAGATACGCAAGGAAATCAATATGAAATCAACGGAATACGTGTAAATGGAAATACAGTTCAATTAAATCTAACAAACAACGTAGCTTCAGGCACTCAGCTAATAGCTAATTACCAACTAAGCTCTGACAACGCAAACAATTTAGTCATAAGGGATCAACAATTAAACACAAACATATACGTTGAGGAATTCGAAAACTTATTAATTAACAATCCAACTGTTAGCATTAGCACTGGGAGTTTAGACGCAGCGGAGCTGATCGGCACTGGTAATTTCATTCAAAGGGGTAGTAATTTAATTACATTGGCATTTAATCAACCATTATTTGCCAGCTCAACCAACTTTGAATTTGTCATAAGAAGCCAGGGAATAGAATATATAACCGAATCAGTAAGAATATTAGGAAATACAGTTCAATTGGTCATTACTCCCCCTGATGGAGAAAATTTAATCGGACAAGGCGATATCGCAACGGTCAGTTATACAGGAACTAGTTTATCAGGCAGTGTAATAGGAAGTTCGCCACAACCAATCAAGTCATTCCAGAATCAGCGGATCGATACAGCCACAGAAATTCCAACAACAGTGATCCAAACTTGGATTGGAACACCACCGAAAGGAGAGAACGCGAACACGTCAGCCAGCTTAGAAACGATTCCTGGCTCATCAGGATTCAATTTCACACCTGCCGCAGCACTGGATCAAAATGGGAACAATGTACTTGTTTGGGTCAATACAAAAACAAGCAATCTGAAAAACAAACAGATCCCGGGTGAATTTTACAGTGAAACAGAATCACAAGAGATTCTTAATACAATCGATCAATCCAACATTTTTTATTCGATTTATGATCCCACACAGCGATCTTGGAGTCTTGCAGAGGCTTTAAGCACACAACCGGGTGCAGACGGGCGAGTGGCGATAGGTCCCGGACCAGAGAACAACTTAATCGCTGCATGGATCAATTATGAAAGTGATAAACCAACGATTTACTGGTCTGAACTGACATTCAGCAACGGAACGCCAAATTGGAGTAAGCCAGAGATAGTGATTTCAAGTGCACAACCGGATGAAACAAGCCAACTCACAATTGAATTACTGAATGGTCAACCTGCCATCTTCTGGACAGAAACACAACCAACATCATACGCCGAATTAACCTTAGGAGAGAATCCAGTTCTATATTATCGCCTCAGCGAATCAAGTGGACCAATTCTGAACAACATCGGATCCTGGGGTGATGCAGGAAACGGAATGTATAGTGCGGGAGTCCAACTAAACCAAATCGGAGCATTAGAGGATCCAACCACCAAAAGCGGTGATCCTAATCGAGCGGCTAAGTTTGAAGCAGGAACATCGGCGAGTATTAATAATGCGATTCAGATCTACCGAGATTCCTTTACGATTGATTTCTGGTTCAAATTTGATGAAACACCGAATGCGGCAAACCCTATCAGCTTGGTCAATCTCAGCGATGTAGCACAGATCAGTTTTACGGGGAATGAGTTAGAGTTGTCCTTAGGTAATGCAAACAGCAATACAAGTATCAATTCAAGCACAAGCACAAATAACCCGTCATTTATAAAAGATCAGTGGTACTACGTAACGGCTGTTTATGATGCAACAGCACAGACGGCTGGTCTCTTTATTAATGGTGAAAATGTTGGAATCCTTGAAAATCTAGATCTCTTCCAGCCTGATTCAAGACCAGTCAGCACGATTCAACTCGCCGACGAAAACAATCAAACTGGTGTTTACCTCGACGAAGTTGCGTATTACGCTAGCGCGCTGAGTTTTAGCGATGTTTTAACGAGTGATCTTCAAAGCCCCAGCCTAACCGGCGCTGAATTACTTGAAATCATTAGCAATTCCAACGCAATTGGCAATAAATACAACAGTCAGTTCGTTGATCCACTGCCGCCCGAGCCGAACACATTCTATGTTGTATACGATACCAATAAACAGTCATGGGAAACAACAGAGAATCAAATTGTTCCTTTGTATCGGCCACAAGCCACCGCGCTGAATGATGAACGGAAACCAAGATGGGATGTTGTTTCATCGACAGCTGCCAACACAAATAATACGTATGTCAACCCCAATGGCCTAAGAGATACACTCTTCCGTGTCATATTGGAAGGTCAACAAGGCAAAACAATCACTGGAATAGAACTGAATGTTGACAATACGAACTATGCAACAGGGAGCCAAACAACAAGTACTAGCAACCAGCTAGGACTTATTATTGGCAATCAACTCATCAATACACTCAATCCAGATAGCAATGAAGAAGATCTAACCTATACGATTTTGGGTTCAGAGTTAAATATAGCACTTTTAGTTGACAACGGAACAGATGAATTAATTAAAGATTCCAAGGCAGGAGTAACTATATTGTTTGATGATGGATCATCTCAAACGATCAATGCTCTCCAAGGAATTGGTGGGGATGAAACTAGTTTAGCCTCAAATTTTCAAAATCCGACCATTGAAGGAGTAGCAACAGTTACTGAAGCTAATGATTCGCAGCTATCATTAATTGACAGTGGTTTTATTATTAATACACAGAATGTCGGCATTGGCTATCGACTTGCAACCGGCGATTTCAATGGTGACGGTTTAAGTGATGTAGCCGTAGGCAATCGTGGCTTCATACAAAGTGAAACCAATACGACAAGCGGTGGAACCGGTGGCACTGTACAAATCTTGCTGAACGGTGGTGATGTTCTCATGAATCAAGAGACAACAGCACTCGGCTCTTCTGCAGATGCACAGGGAGATCCAGAGGGAAATCCCGGAGGTTTTCTGATCACTGGCATAACAGACAAGGGTGAGTTTAATGGTGATTTTTCACTGAGCCTGGCCAGTGGTGACATCAATAATGATGGAGCCGATGATTTAATCATTGGAGCGCCCAATGAACCCAATGGAGGTGCTGTTTATGTTGTTTATGGAAGCAGCGAGGGAGGCAAAACAGTTGATGTAACAAACCTAACCGAGGAGACAGAGGATGTTGACGGCTATAAGATTTCCAACCCAAATGGGCCAGAGGGATTGTTTGGTTATGCAATTGCGGTGGGAAACTTTGATGGTCAACAAGGTGCCGACATAGCGATTAGTGATCCCAATTACATCAACGCTAAGAAAGGTAAAAACGCCGGGGCGGTCTATATTTACCCCAGCAATTCATCGTTACCACTAAAAAATAACCCCATTCATGAAGGAGAAGCGGATGACTTAGCTGGCTTGTCCTTAACAACATCGAAAGCAGGTGATGGTAGCTCATCATTTTCAGGCAGTACCACAAATGATGACTTAATTATTGGCGCACCAGGCGTTAAAGGATCAGTAGACAATCAATGGAATGGTATAGATGCTCTGTCGAATACAAACAGCAATAACGATTTTATCACACAAAATTATCCAGATCAAAGTAATGTTGCTTTGGGAGAAGTATATGTCTTTACGTATGATGCAAACGAAAACAAGCCAACACTCAACGGTGTGCTTAAAGGGCTACAAATTGATGCGATCCAAAACAATACAGCAAGTGATCTTCTCACAGGATCTGCTTTAGTAAGTGGAGACTGGGATGGTGATGGTCAAAATGATCTCGGGATTGCTGCACCAAAAGGAAGTGATAATGCAGGGATTATATATCTATCGCAAGGTGGACAAAAACCAAATGAAGACTCAACACCAACTACATATAGGGTATCAAAGCGATTAGTCGGAGGACTTGCCTATGGGCAAGCAGGACAGGACCTTGCGAATGCTGGAGATTTGAACGGTGATACATATAATGACTTGCTGGTCACCAGCAACAGCGGAGCCAGTGGAACAGGTCAAGGTTATGTTGTTTTCGGAGAGGCAAATCTTTTTGATGATCCAGAACTATCTCTAAGTGCTACATCAGCAGATAATAAGAAAGTACTGCTGCTGAATGGTAGTCAACCCAGCCAAGTAACAGGTACTGCAGCCTCAGGAATTGGCGATATCAATAAAGACGGAATTGATGACTTATTGATAACAGCCCCAAATCAGACTCAGCTGTATGCTGTTTTTGGTCAACCCTTTTTAAGAGACGATGGCAGTATTAAATTAGCAGATATTAGTGCAGACAATGGATTCGTCACTGACGGTTTGCTATTTCAGAACTCAAATAATGAGCCTCTGATAGGAACTGGCCTGGAGGTGAGTATCTTAGGAGACGTGAATGGAGATGGATTTGCAGATGTGTTATCGGCAGGAAGTCCGAGAGGCTCTATTATCACCTTTGGCAAGACAACGCAAGCTATAATTGATGATGCAACAGGATCCGACCAACTGATTGTCAGTGTAGAAAATGGTCTCTTAAAATCATCATTCGCTATTGGCGACTTCAATGGCGATGGCCTAGCAGATTCAGCATTCATAGATTCAACCAATACATTCTATGTATTGAATGGAGAGAATGACCTCTCAGTGAATGGCACAGTATCATTATCAACCGCCAACGATAGTATTCCAAATCTAGCCGCAGTGAATGCAGCATCTGCTGTGGGTGATCTCAATAGTGATGGTTTCGATGATCTTCTGATCACCAAAAGTGGAACAAAACAATTAATTTTGGGAAATACTAAAAATCAACTCGAGGCAAGCTCTGTTGATTTTGATTCGAATGGAAATTTAGTATTTGGGGGAATTGGTGATATCAATGGTGATGGCTTTGCAGATCTTGGCGGCGGCAACTTCCTGGTTGATCGACCAGAAGGAAAAATCAAAGGCAATGGATCAACTGATTATTATCTAGGAAATAATCCATTAGGAGGGGAATCAAATACATTCAAACCAAATGATTCAATCAACCCACCCTCAGCGCCTCTAAGTGGTGAACTTAGCGAAAGCAACCCATGGCAAACAATTCTTGGTGAAGATAATCCAACAATCGAAGATCAGAGGATTGGTGATGGGAGCACAGTTTCCTTTGCAGAATACAAGGGTTTTCTCTACGTAGCTTTCCGCAATGATGGACCAACTCCAGAAAACAATAACCCTTTAATTATAGGAAGAAGTCGTGATGGCGTTAATTGGAACTTTCAAGAACTAGGTTCTACAGTTAGGATTGCCACAACGCCAAGTCTTGCAGTTTTTAACGAGACTCTTTATCTTGCCTATTTGAGTGTTGATGAGGAGGTTATTCTTGCTGTTGGTGAAGATGCAGTCGATGAACCTCTCGGTGTAAGTTTTCCCACAGACAAAACAGTTACATTATTATCAGAAGATATAAAAGGTGCCCCGACTCTCCTGGCTACAGATGACAATCTCTTCACCTTTTACATATCAACTACGAAGAATCAGATCGAATATATCTATTCAGACACACCAAACAATGCATCGAGCTGGTCGGATCCGTCTTTTGTAGAAGGCCCCAATATTTCTACCCAATCGGCTGGGATAAATGGCAAACAAACAGGCGTTTCAGCAACAATCAACAGTGATGGCAATATCTTGCTCGCATACTTTGCAAACAAAGGCCCAGCAAAAAATAAATTCAATACCATTATTGGTGCGAATCCAGAAGAACCCGCCTCTATCAACTGGCAAAATTTTCAACAAATTGCTGGTCAATCAACTCAAGCTCCTCCCTCTGTTATCAGTATTGATAACACAGCTTATCTTTTCTTCAATGGTCCCGGTGATATAAACAAAAAAAATACTATTAACTATGTTACGTCCACGGATGGTGGCGTGACGTGGACACCCAATGATAGTCAAGTTCCCAATCAAATCACCGAGGAAACGACGACGCCAGTATTCTTTAATGAGAATCTGTATCTTGGCTTTAATGCTGCTGGCGTAAATAATTATATTAACATTAGCAATAGCAATCCACTGTTTGATGCCAATGATACTCAGGAATTTGGCCGGCAGTTTAATCGTATTGGTGATTTCAATGGTGATGGAATCGAGGATTTGGCGATACTTGCGACTGGTTTTATCAGTAATCTTGGAGTTAATTTCCCAGGAACAAACAGCAATTCATCCTCATCCATCAATGAAAACAATCGAGGTGCTCTTCTGATTTATTATGGTGGAATCACTCCAACAACCACATCAACTCCCGATGTCGTTCTTGCGGCACCTGTGATTGGAACGTGGGTTGATCAGGAAGGAGAAAACCCCAACTACACATCACTCACAGCCGGTACAAATTCCGATACAAGTAATCCTGATAATGCCGCATCAGTACGTGAAGGTTCAATCAGACTCAGCAGGTTCGACGGTATTGGAGATATCAATGGAGACGGATTTGATGATGTCATTATTTCATCATTTGAAACCAACATAAACGCTACAACTGACACAGATCCCAACAGTGATAACAACAGTGCTCCCAACAGAGATGGACTTTCCTATGTCGTCTTTGGTGGGGATAATTGGCAAAACCCTGCAAGCACACCCTTTGATCTGGGAAGTCTGAACAACAACCAAACCAAAACCTCCGGTCAACCTGGCTCGACCAACGATCAAGGATTTATCGTGCTGGGTCTGACAACAGGATCCCAAGCAGGAATATCCCTCAGTGGTGGTGGTGATGTGAATGGTGATGGTCTCGACGACTTCATGATTGGCGCACCAGGTCTTGCCAAAGACACCACCGATAGCCTCAGCTACACCCTGTTTGGAAGTGATTTTACAGCTCAGATCAATCAGACCGGAACCATTGGCAACGATGTCATGGTTGGATCCCCCACAGGAGAAAGCTTCATCGCCAATATTGGCAATGACGAGATCTACAGTGGTGGTGGGCTTGATGTGGTTTATGCAGGACCAGGCAATGATTACATCACAATTAATGATCCAAACTTTAGACGGATTGATGGTGGTACTGGAGAAGATATCTTGACCCTCGAGGGGTATAACGGTCAGGAATGGGATTTCACAACACTTGCTCCCGGCAACCGGCTGAAAAACATAGAAGCGATTATTTCACAAGGCTATGGAGAAAACACATTAAAGCTCAATTCGTTGGCAGTAACTAACTTATCAAGCACTAATACGCTCATCTTGGCCATTGATCAGAATGATCGTGTCGAACTTAGTCAAGACTTTAGTTTGGCAGGTACAGTCACCCTCATCAACAAAAACTATGCGGAATACACATCGAGCGTCTCTGCTGCGCGTGTCTTGATTGATCAGTTAGATGTCACACCAACATTCACTGTTCCTGACACTCTTAACCCAAGACCCATTGCTTCTGACAGCTCACTGCAAACAGCTACGGCCCTCAGTCTTGGAGAGGCTGCACCACAACGTAGTGCTACAACCTCTACAGAGGCTGGTTCAGCAGAGCAGGTCACAGATCTGTTGATCACCAATCCAGTGGTGAATGAAAGTGAACAAAGCGTCAGCTTTGTGATCACACGCACAGGCGATCTGAATCAAACAATCCAAGCCATTTATCGATCAGATGACAGAGACGGCAAGGCCGGATCTCGTTATTTACCCGTTGCCGGTCAATTGACTTTTGCTCCTGGCGAATCAAGCAAAACCGTCACGGTGCCCATCCCCAATGATCAGATCTTCACAGGAACACGCCAATTCAGTCTCGTGGTTGGGCTGGTCAGCAATGATCCAGAGGCAATGACTGGGCAACCTGCACCAGCCTTCACGGCTGATGCCAATGGAGAAGTGATTCGAGGGTGGAATTACGTCAGAGGTGATTTCTCCGGCAACGTCATGGGATCCTTCGTTGAATTTTCGACCACCACCACCAAAGACAGCGCTCGAATTGATCTCTCAATCAAGGGTGTCAGTGATTACAACGACTATCTAAGCTTTGATCCCTCCACGCAAAGTTATCAGTCATTAATTGGCCAAGACAATGGTGGTGCCCGATTTATTGTTTCAGATTCCACGGAATCCAGCACTCCAGAAGGAGTGCAACTGCTGCTGGAGGATGGTGAGCAGGGCGATGCAGATGGAGTCGTGAATGGTTTAACTAAAAATCAAGGCTTTGTGGGTCGAACGATTCCAGGATTAATCAAAAACAATAATGATCTTTTCCTGGTTCCAACAGCTTCAGATGGGAAGATTCAACTGCGGCTTATCGATTCACCTGATCAAGACTACGAATTAGGCTGGATCGAAGTCGATGATGTTCGAGGTCGAATTGATGGCTTGCTGTCAACAGATCCCGGTTATGAAGCTGCAGCTTTAGCAAGAAAAGAAATTATCTTCAAAAATCAAGAGAATGCATCATCTGATGCTCTCTCAGCTTCAATTGCAAACACTAGTCTTCAATCGCCAGGTTCCTTAGTGCAGACTGAGCGCCAATTTTTTGGTGAATTATCATCAACACAGTTGAATGCCGATCGTCACTATATGCTGTACAGCAAAATCGGAACCACTACTAAATTCTCAATCAATGAAAGCCCGACGATTGAATCCGACAGCAGGGGCTATCACAATTTAACGTTCCAAGGCATCACAGCGGAGATTGGCACCAATGCTGTTGTCGCACCGGGACTCCTGAATCAGGATGTCTCGGTACAAACCTCCATCAGTCGAGCTGCTGGTTTTGAAAATCTGGTTGCTCTTTATAAAGTGGATGATTTAACGGGAGGGCTTGACACCAACAATGACCAAACCATCGATTTACGACCTGAAGACCTCGGCTATGCCAGGGAAGCCTTGATAAGAGCTGCGGATTCATTGACAGGAGTAACATTAACAACACCCGATAATTTCAGCCGCTCAGAAGACAATATTGTTCTGATGGGCGGGACTATCTACGGTATGGTTCTGATTCCGAATGCCACGATTGAAGACGTACTCGATCAAAATCCTCAGAATCGTTTAAACAACGGCCCTAATGCACTGTTTTCATTCTCTGGGGCCAATCCCGATGGTCTCAGCCATGTAGCGCGTTTGGGATCAGACCTCTTTGGCTTTGAAGATATTATTGGCTCAAAATCGGATCGCGATTTCAACGATATCGTTTTAAATATCGATTATTTATGA